The following proteins are encoded in a genomic region of Triticum dicoccoides isolate Atlit2015 ecotype Zavitan chromosome 1B, WEW_v2.0, whole genome shotgun sequence:
- the LOC119299944 gene encoding scarecrow-like protein 34 yields the protein MAIEPLRDNLDNLAATNQPYGDSSSQQQLTVYNYDLSGPLSTVLSPANQVSINSSHGQNKFQIAAGGSPEHRRIRSNDALHYISQMLMEDVDEEVDICQGAALQAAEKPFRDILGEVYASPTNWPPLHSNNKPDNPDKDYSSYNVLQPLATPLCPYICNRSPFLPNQPLISVGWTSGSGFPALHGQRGVGEERTFAPSIDKLVIYSKNNIVYISQLTTKAKVRERTENTIFEVSDPRAWDIFQGRSNKHHAITTCAIIRNENFDKVLLCYGHSGRITRLEERMAGEGNKTSLKGRSRSRKQPRKELVDLRTLLIHCAHVVAEHSYLLASELLLKIRHHSSADGDCTQRLAFYLADGLKARLAGIGSQVYRNLVERRTSTVDWLEAYSLFLAAFPFGRASYYFANQAILDVSQGKPRVHIVDFGIGFGFQWPLMIQNFAQQEEGAPKLRITGIDVPQPGFRPCEMIEETGKRLADYANRFNVPFQYQGIAASRWETIKIEDLNIDEDEVLIVNCMFRMKNLGHETDAVNGARDKVLKTMWRMNPKIFISGTVNGLLSSPFFIQRFKEVMLYYSSIFDMLDANVPRDNEARKMIERILFGQDALNIIACEGADRTERPECYRQWQARCLKAGFQQLPVDPAILKNIVHRKKLLFHEEFFVVEDCGWLLQGWKGRVLYALSKWKPNET from the coding sequence ATGGCGATTGAACCTCTCCGTGACAATCTGGACAACCTCGCAGCAACCAACCAACCGTATGGTGATTCCTCTTCCCAGCAACAACTCACCGTGTACAACTACGACCTGAGTGGTCCACTTTCAACAGTTCTCTCCCCAGCCAACCAAGTAAGTATCAACAGCAGCCATGGACAAAACAAATTTCAGATTGCTGCAGGGGGTAGCCCTGAGCACCGCCGAATCAGATCAAACGATGCTCTTCACTACATAAGCCAGATGCTGATGGAAGACGTTGACGAAGAGGTCGACATATGCCAAGGGGCTGCTCTTCAGGCTGCTGAGAAGCCATTCCGTGATATTCTAGGTGAGGTATACGCGTCGCCTACTAACTGGCCGCCATTGCATAGCAACAACAAACCAGACAACCCTGATAAGGACTATTCCAGTTACAATGTGTTACAACCTTTAGCAACTCCGCTGTGTCCATATATCTGCAATAGGAGTCCTTTTTTACCAAACCAGCCTTTGATAAGTGTTGGATGGACTTCCGGATCTGGCTTCCCTGCCTTGCATGGTCAGAGAGGTGTCGGGGAGGAAAGAACCTTTGCTCCAAGTATTGATAAGCTGGTGATATATTCAAAGAATAACATAGTTTATATTTCCCAACTGACTACGAAGGCGAAAGTAAGAGAGAGGACCGAAAACACAATCTTTGAGGTGTCAGACCCAAGGGCTTGGGACATCTTTCAAGGAAGGAGCAATAAACACCATGCCATCACCACTTGTGCAATAATTCGAAATGAAAATTTCGACAAAGTTCTACTATGCTATGGTCATTCTGGCCGAATAACAAGACTGGAAGAAAGGATGGCGGGGGAAGGAAACAAGACCTCACTAAAAGGCCGGAGCAGAAGTAGGAAGCAACCGAGGAAAGAGTTGGTTGATCTCAGGACTCTCCTCATCCACTGCGCACACGTTGTGGCAGAACATAGCTACCTGTTGGCCAGTGAACTGCTATTGAAGATAAGGCACCACTCTTCAGCAGATGGTGATTGTACTCAGAGACTGGCATTTTACTTGGCGGATGGCCTCAAGGCACGCTTGGCTGGGATCGGGAGTCAGGTTTATCGCAACCTCGTGGAAAGGCGAACAAGTACCGTAGATTGGTTAGAGGCTTATAGCCTTTTCCTTGCAGCTTTCCCTTTCGGAAGGGCGTCATACTATTTTGCCAACCAAGCTATTCTTGATGTCTCACAAGGGAAACCAAGGGTACACATCGTTGATTTCGGCATTGGCTTTGGCTTTCAGTGGCCATTAATGATTCAGAATTTTGCACAGCAAGAAGAGGGAGCCCCTAAGCTTCGGATCACAGGTATAGACGTTCCCCAGCCAGGTTTCCGCCCCTGCGAAATGATCGAGGAGACAGGGAAGCGGTTGGCTGATTACGCAAATAGGTTCAACGTACCATTCCAGTATCAGGGCATTGCCGCTTCAAGATGGGAGACAATCAAAATTGAGGATCTTAACATTGACGAGGATGAAGTTCTCATAGTGAACTGCATGTTCCGGATGAAGAATCTCGGTCATGAAACTGATGCCGTAAATGGTGCAAGGGATAAGGTGCTCAAAACTATGTGGAGGATGAACCCGAAGATTTTTATTTCTGGCACCGTGAATGGGTTACTCAGTTCTCCCTTCTTCATACAACGTTTCAAAGAGGTTATGCTCTATTACTCTTCAATATTTGACATGCTTGATGCAAATGTTCCACGTGATAATGAAGCAAGAAAGATGATTGAGAGGATCCTATTTGGGCAGGATGCTCTTAACATCATAGCATGTGAGGGCGCAGACAGAACTGAGAGGCCGGAATGTTACAGGCAGTGGCAAGCAAGGTGCCTCAAGGCTGGGTTCCAGCAGCTTCCTGTCGATCCAGCCATCCTAAAGAACATAGTACACAGGAAGAAGTTATTGTTTCATGAGGAATTCTTTGTTGTTGAAGATTGCGGCTGGCTGCTACAAGGATGGAAAGGGAGAGTACTTTATGCTCTGTCTAAATGGAAACCTAATGAAACATAG